Proteins encoded by one window of Carettochelys insculpta isolate YL-2023 chromosome 10, ASM3395843v1, whole genome shotgun sequence:
- the OSTN gene encoding osteocrin isoform X1 produces the protein MLQVQFGVVHAVLAVTLLQWRTCRAGLAEAAPQKHKANPSSVPLQPLDSSLALGMEAHSTSHEQKSATDLAAKLMLLDELVSLENDVIETKKKRSFPGFGSPLDRLSASSVDLKGKQRKVVESPKRRFGVPLDRLGTNRLANTRG, from the exons ATGCTGCAGGTTCAGTTTGGGGTGGTGCATGCGGTCCTGGCTGTCACCCTGCTGCAGTGGCGCACCTGCAGAGCTGGCCTAGCTGAGGCAGCTCCACAG aaacACAAAGCAAATCCATCCTCTGTTCCTTTGCAGCCTTTAGACTCCTCCCTAGCATTGGGCATGGAAGCCCACTCCACATCCCACGAACAGAAGTCAGCCACTGACCTTGCAGCTAAGCTGATGCTTCTTGATGAACTAGTGTCTCTTGAAAATGATGTGATTGAGACCAAGAAGAAAAGAAGTTTCCCAGGGTTTGGGTCTCCCCTTGACAGGCTTTCTGCTAGCTCTGTAGATCTAAAAGGCAAGCAGAG GAAGGTGGTGGAGTCCCCCAAGCGGCGATTTGGAGTTCCTCTAGACCGACTTGGAACAAACCGTCTTGCCAACACCCGGGGTTAG
- the OSTN gene encoding osteocrin isoform X2: MLQVQFGVVHAVLAVTLLQWRTCRAGLAEAAPQPLDSSLALGMEAHSTSHEQKSATDLAAKLMLLDELVSLENDVIETKKKRSFPGFGSPLDRLSASSVDLKGKQRKVVESPKRRFGVPLDRLGTNRLANTRG, from the exons ATGCTGCAGGTTCAGTTTGGGGTGGTGCATGCGGTCCTGGCTGTCACCCTGCTGCAGTGGCGCACCTGCAGAGCTGGCCTAGCTGAGGCAGCTCCACAG CCTTTAGACTCCTCCCTAGCATTGGGCATGGAAGCCCACTCCACATCCCACGAACAGAAGTCAGCCACTGACCTTGCAGCTAAGCTGATGCTTCTTGATGAACTAGTGTCTCTTGAAAATGATGTGATTGAGACCAAGAAGAAAAGAAGTTTCCCAGGGTTTGGGTCTCCCCTTGACAGGCTTTCTGCTAGCTCTGTAGATCTAAAAGGCAAGCAGAG GAAGGTGGTGGAGTCCCCCAAGCGGCGATTTGGAGTTCCTCTAGACCGACTTGGAACAAACCGTCTTGCCAACACCCGGGGTTAG